From Desulfovibrio aminophilus, one genomic window encodes:
- the pglZ gene encoding BREX-3 system phosphatase PglZ: MSSWRDAILNDFVPNVSKLTLVADPDCLLTEEKLALELRGRGFDLIEFSDPVEFRYAYESKYRLIWDRGEHTDLVVVLRLQDAELESLPYDLLQAGRKLSFNLGDLFPTLSYPVIEKLDRSLLDTLFEAQRKSPPDRMGDNATKDFILRHVFGIAAELIASEVELLRALLRLHYGKLQIPLVLAERLIQVLKGHDGFKAWPLSEIVPDDEAFFAFLQERWPLFLSRLGRANQVREDSPEYGLKYPGPDRLPFDHQDIKVYIDNLFLEGKLTPVEAKGIEVDARSWVRSGIATSAVDDDELRISRLFDLVEKELPTAEARYSDWTAFALKWAELSSLVHCGNSTEYQTRLREIGDALNSTFAGWLVDHYSSLINLPPTNPAMLHHVPRRLARDIEDSGSSRAALIVVDGLALDQWVTIRQLLQKQDANLVMRESATFAWIPTLTSVSRQSIFSGKPPLYFPSSINSTNSEEKLWKQFWEGHGLSRLDVAYQRGLGDGDAAGVLDSAIHPGKTKVVGLVVDKVDKIMHGMQLGSAGMHNQVKQWCHAGFLSAMVGQLLDYGYGVWLSADHGNIQCEGKGRPSEGVVAETRGERVRVYPTPELRAQVAGAFPFAHEWQPVGLPADYFPLVAGGRDAFVNPGDAIVGHGGVAIEEVIVPLVKFERRTR, translated from the coding sequence ATGAGTAGTTGGCGAGACGCCATCCTGAACGACTTTGTGCCCAACGTCAGCAAGCTGACCCTGGTCGCCGATCCGGATTGCCTGCTGACCGAGGAGAAGCTGGCATTGGAGCTTCGCGGGCGCGGCTTCGACCTGATCGAGTTCAGTGACCCGGTTGAATTCAGATACGCCTACGAATCCAAGTACCGCTTGATTTGGGACCGTGGTGAGCACACAGATCTGGTGGTCGTCCTCCGCTTGCAGGATGCGGAGCTGGAATCCCTGCCATACGACCTGCTCCAAGCAGGCCGCAAGCTTTCATTCAACTTGGGGGATCTGTTCCCAACGCTTAGCTATCCGGTGATCGAGAAGCTCGACCGAAGCCTGCTGGACACACTTTTTGAGGCTCAACGCAAGTCGCCGCCGGATCGCATGGGCGATAACGCCACCAAGGATTTCATCCTCCGCCATGTGTTCGGCATCGCCGCTGAGCTGATTGCCAGCGAGGTGGAACTGCTTCGCGCCTTGCTTCGCCTGCACTACGGCAAGCTCCAAATCCCGCTGGTGCTGGCCGAGCGGCTCATCCAGGTTCTGAAAGGCCATGATGGGTTCAAAGCCTGGCCGCTTTCCGAGATCGTTCCGGACGATGAGGCCTTCTTCGCCTTTTTGCAGGAACGCTGGCCGCTATTTCTTTCCAGGCTCGGCAGAGCCAATCAGGTACGGGAAGATTCGCCAGAATACGGCCTCAAGTATCCCGGCCCTGATCGCCTGCCGTTCGACCATCAGGACATCAAAGTCTACATCGACAACCTGTTCCTGGAGGGGAAACTCACCCCCGTCGAGGCCAAAGGCATTGAAGTGGATGCCAGGTCCTGGGTCCGAAGCGGTATCGCCACCTCCGCCGTGGACGATGACGAACTGCGGATTTCCCGCCTGTTTGACCTTGTCGAAAAGGAACTGCCCACTGCGGAAGCGCGTTACTCGGACTGGACCGCCTTTGCATTGAAATGGGCCGAACTCTCTTCGCTGGTTCACTGCGGCAACAGCACCGAGTATCAGACCCGGCTCAGGGAAATCGGCGATGCACTGAACTCGACCTTCGCCGGTTGGCTGGTGGACCACTACTCCAGTCTGATCAACTTGCCGCCGACCAATCCAGCCATGCTGCACCATGTGCCGCGCCGCCTGGCAAGGGATATCGAGGACTCCGGTAGCAGCCGTGCCGCGCTGATCGTCGTCGATGGCCTGGCCCTGGACCAGTGGGTGACCATTCGCCAGCTTCTACAAAAGCAAGATGCCAATCTTGTCATGCGCGAATCCGCGACCTTCGCCTGGATTCCGACGCTGACCTCGGTATCGCGGCAGTCGATCTTCTCGGGCAAGCCGCCGCTCTATTTCCCGTCATCCATCAACTCGACCAACAGCGAAGAGAAACTCTGGAAGCAGTTCTGGGAAGGCCATGGCCTGTCCCGGCTCGATGTCGCCTACCAGCGTGGCCTTGGCGACGGTGATGCTGCGGGCGTCCTCGACTCCGCAATCCACCCGGGGAAGACCAAGGTGGTGGGGCTGGTCGTGGACAAGGTCGACAAGATCATGCACGGCATGCAACTCGGTTCGGCCGGAATGCACAACCAGGTCAAGCAGTGGTGCCATGCAGGATTTCTTTCCGCGATGGTCGGCCAACTGCTGGATTACGGCTATGGGGTTTGGCTGTCGGCCGATCACGGCAACATCCAATGCGAAGGTAAAGGCCGCCCATCTGAAGGTGTGGTTGCCGAAACTCGCGGCGAGCGTGTTCGTGTCTATCCCACGCCGGAACTCCGCGCTCAGGTTGCTGGGGCCTTCCCGTTTGCCCACGAGTGGCAGCCGGTCGGGTTGCCCGCAGATTATTTCCCCCTGGTGGCCGGTGGCCGCGACGCATTCGTGAATCCGGGAGATGCCATCGTAGGTCACGGCGGTGTAGCCATCGAAGAAGTCATCGTGCCCCTTGTGAAGTTTGAAAGGAGAACACGGTGA